CGAACGAGGGCGCATCGTTCGTGGAACGCTTCGGTGCGCTGACGGGAATGAATCAGTGGCTGGCACGCCCGGCGCGACCGGCGAGGCGTACCGGGCCGGGACTGCTGAGCGCGACCGGCGCGATGATCTCCAAGTCGGCGTGGCAGGAATTGGGCGGTTTCGATGATCGCTATCAGGCCGGTGGTGAGGATACGGCTCTGGGAAAGTCGATGCTGAAAAGCGGCTACCACATTATTCAAGAGCCTGCCTTGACGGTTCATCACTCGCACGGGCTGGGACTGAAGGACTCGGTCAAACAGGGCATTCACCAGCTGCAAATTCTCGGAGAACCCAAAGAATTCGACAGGAAGAAACTGTTGGCGCGCAGACCGGATCTGCGAGCCGGTGAGCCGGTCTCGGACTCCTAGCCCACCATTTGTTGTGAGTATTGCTTTTTTCGCATTTGCTGGGAGCTAAATATGGCGGTCCCGGTGGGGTCGTGAGCCGCCGTCTGCCGACGATAGTTGGCGTCCGCGGAGCGGTGCCGGCGCCGCTGCCCACGCGCATTCGGCACCGTTGTTTCCGGAGTGCCCTTCCCGACGCCGACGGCAGTGTACCGTCACCTCATGTCCGAAATGTCCGTACTGATCACGGTCCCGGTCTTCGGCCAGCATGAGTACACGCATGACCTCGTGAGCGACTTGGACCGCGAAGGCGCCGACTATCTGATCGTCGACAACCGGGGCGACTATCCCAGGGTCAGCAACGAACGTGTCATCACCCCCGGTGAGAACCTCGGTTGGGCCGGCGGCAGCGACCTCGGATTCCGGATCGCGTTCTCCGAGGGCTATTCCCATGCGATGACACTCAACAACGACACCCGCATCTCCAAGGGATTCGTCGAAGCCCTGCTCGACCCGCGGCTACCCGCTGATGCCGGGATCGTTGGGCCAATGTTCGACCGCGGCTTCCCGTGCGCAGAAGACGACGAGAAGCCGGACGCCGCGGATTATGTTCCCCGACCGCGATATCGGTGCGTAAACGTCGTGGAGGGAACGGCGCTGACGCTGTCTTGCGAATGCTGGAAAGAGGTCGGCGGAATGGATCTGCGCACCTTTGGTCGCTACGGGTGGGGGGTCGACTTCGATCTCGAGCTACGTGCCCGGAAAGCCGGATACGGCCTGTACACGACAGAGATGGCGTACATCAACCACTTCGGACGCAGGACTGCCAACACCCATTTCGGCAGTTGGCGATATTTGCTGGGCGCAAACCTGACCATGGAGCTGGCGATGCGCAAAACCCATGGCCGCACATGGCGCAAGCAATTCCCACCGGGGACATTGTCACGGCCGCTGTGGGGCGAGGCGGCGACGGCGTACACGACGCACCCGCTCGAGGACTGACCGATCCGCTTTCAAAGCGGTGCAACGCGCTTCACGAAGCTTGGCGGGCACCCGCTTTGAACGCGCTCAGCAGCCGCGGCCTCGGCGTGGCCGGCGACCCGACGCAGACATAGTGGAGATATCGGCCGTCGGCGAAGAACCCCAAACTGGCTACGGCAATCGCCACGCCAAGTGGGCCGGGCCAAGCGTTGATTCCCTCGACCCGCTGTATCCGCAAGCCCGCTTTCTTGAAAATCCGCACAATGCTCCTGCGGGTGAAGAAACGTATGTAGGTGCGGTCGAAGGGGCCAAAGTCCTCTTGCGGGAAGTCCTTTCGGAACAGCACCTGGCCCAGCGCGGGAAGAAAGCGGAAATTCGGAACCGCGGCGACGACGACGCCATCGGGCTTGAGCTTGGTGCGCAGCTTTCGTAGCGTCGCGGCCGGTTCCACCAGCCGTTCCAATATGTCCACGCAGATCACCGCGTCGAAGTAGCCGTCGGGTATTTGGGCGATCTCCCGCTCCAGGTCTTCGGTGAGGATGCGATCGATGACGGCGCAGTCAGGCCGGGTGGCTTGCTCATCGGACACGATGCCCCAGATTTCGGCGCCGGTTGGGTCTTTGACCGTGATGCCGAACGACCCATCCGCGCAGCCGAGATCGAGGACCCGTTGTGCGTCGGTGGGTATGAGCCGCAACGTCTCTGCCGCTGCTTGGCGGTAGTACCGCGCGAGGCGGCCGGGTTCTTGTGTCATCGGCTCAGCTGGCAACCCCGCGTGCTGCGTTCAGTTCACGCCGCTTGCCAGCAGGGCGACCCCCGCCGCGGCGAAGGCGACGGAGAGGATCTGGCGCCGATGGGTCCGTAGCCAGTTGCGCAGCCGCAACATCGTGGCTTCGGTTTTGTCAGGGTTGACCAGATGGCTGACAAGCGGGATCTCGACGATCGCGAGCATCACGAGAAGGTAGGCGACGGTCGCGCTGAGCTGAGTGCCGAACGCCGCACCCGAAGCGCCGATAGCGGTGAGTACCACCAGGTACTCCACCGGCGGTGGTCCCGCCGAACTCAGGCCGGCCACAAACGCCACCCAGGGAAACCCCCCCTCGAGTGCACCCTGGGCGTTTGCCATCAGCCGCGAGAATCGGGAGGGCTGCTCCTGCACCAGCACCGCCGAGGATTCGCCCGTGGACACCAGCGCGGGCGAACGGACCGAAACTCCGGCAGCGATCAGCGCCGCCACCACTAATGCCACGACACCAAGCGCGACTTGGATGTGCCC
The nucleotide sequence above comes from Mycobacterium pseudokansasii. Encoded proteins:
- a CDS encoding class I SAM-dependent methyltransferase, with the protein product MTQEPGRLARYYRQAAAETLRLIPTDAQRVLDLGCADGSFGITVKDPTGAEIWGIVSDEQATRPDCAVIDRILTEDLEREIAQIPDGYFDAVICVDILERLVEPAATLRKLRTKLKPDGVVVAAVPNFRFLPALGQVLFRKDFPQEDFGPFDRTYIRFFTRRSIVRIFKKAGLRIQRVEGINAWPGPLGVAIAVASLGFFADGRYLHYVCVGSPATPRPRLLSAFKAGARQAS
- a CDS encoding GAP family protein — its product is MLILALITATEPVRLGVALFLISKPRPMVNLLAFWFGGMATGAAVALGVLLLLRDFAHALADNVTSLAASSTVGHIQVALGVVALVVAALIAAGVSVRSPALVSTGESSAVLVQEQPSRFSRLMANAQGALEGGFPWVAFVAGLSSAGPPPVEYLVVLTAIGASGAAFGTQLSATVAYLLVMLAIVEIPLVSHLVNPDKTEATMLRLRNWLRTHRRQILSVAFAAAGVALLASGVN